From the genome of Oxyura jamaicensis isolate SHBP4307 breed ruddy duck chromosome 2, BPBGC_Ojam_1.0, whole genome shotgun sequence, one region includes:
- the CCR4 gene encoding C-C chemokine receptor type 4: MSSSSTESFEVDTSTLYDYYDNYNDAPKPCSKETVKRFAASFLPVLYTVVFLVGLMGNILVIVVLFKYKRLKSMTDVYLLNLAISDLLFVFSLPFWSYFAIDQWVFGTPWCKIISWIYLVGFYSGIFFIMLMSIDRYLAIVRAVFSMKARTTFHGLITSVIVWLVALSASVPELVFRESFHEQNYTTCKHRYPGNFTTWKLFCTLEINVLGLLIPFIVMAFCYSMIIKTLVHCRNEKKNKAVRMIFAVMIVFFFFWTPYNIVIFLQLLELIGVIRDCQASRNLDYAFQITEIFGLFHCCLNPVIYFLMGEKFKKYLKMLFKNWWLPGDICKWCGLHISYQTESTSSFHTQSTGDQDAL; this comes from the coding sequence ATGAGTTCTTCAAGTACAGAGTCCTTTGAAGTTGACACCTCAACCTTATATGACTATTACGATAATTATAACGATGCCCCAAAACCATGCAGTAAGGAAACTGTCAAGAGGTTTGCAGCCTCCTTCCTACCTGTTCTATATACCGTAGTATTCCTGGTTGGGCTAATGGGAAACATTCTGGTCATAGTGGTCCTCTTCAAATACAAGAGACTGAAGAGCATGACTGATGTGTACCTGCTAAATCTTGCCATCTCAgatttgctctttgttttttccctgccGTTCTGGTCTTATTTCGCAATAGACCAATGGGTTTTTGGAACTCCCTGGTGTAAAATCATTTCATGGATCTATCTGGTTGGGTTTTACAGtgggatattttttattatgcttaTGAGCATAGACAGATACCTGGCAATTGTTCGTGCAGTGTTTTCCATGAAAGCAAGAACTACTTTCCATGGCCTGATTACCAGTGTTATTGTATGGCTGGTGGCTCTTTCAGCCTCAGTTCCAGAACTTGTATTTAGAGAATCTTTCCATGAGCAAAATTATACTACCTGCAAGCACAGATATCCAGGCAATTTTACGACATGGAAACTCTTTTGCACTTTGGAAATCAATGTTTTAGGGCTCCTAATCCCTTTTATAGTTATGGCATTTTGCTACTCCATGATCATCAAAACATTAGTCCactgcagaaatgagaaaaagaataagGCTGTGAGAATGATCTTTGCTGTGAtgattgtatttttcttcttctggacTCCTTACAATATCGTAATTTTCTTACAATTGCTGGAACTTATTGGAGTCATTAGAGACTGTCAAGCAAGCAGGAATCTAGACTATGCATTCCAGATAACAGAAATCTTTGGCCTTTTTCACTGTTGCCTCAACCCAGTCATCTATTTCCTCATGGGGGAAAAATTTAAGAAGTACCTGAAGATGCTCTTTAAGAACTGGTGGTTGCCTGGAGATATTTGCAAGTGGTGTGGACTTCACATCAGTTACCAAACCGAGTCTACCAGTTCATTCCACACACAATCTACTGGGGATCAAGATGCGCTGTAA